One genomic window of Halogeometricum sp. S3BR5-2 includes the following:
- a CDS encoding PQQ-binding-like beta-propeller repeat protein: MPSITTRRRFLAAAGAAATASLAGCFDSVGEIDGDLGDGAPVPDDATTDWPLPHFDAGATSYNPNPVGPAERPEVRWSVEGEWPTGRIAVVGDTAYVPTADALLALDAASGEERWRAGPREDTDENYGSPRFTSPAVIDGTVYVGTSDRRGLLALDTDTGEERWRWNAGGPGADVRAPPVPTSDREEIAVGNDEGLVALLDSETGEERWRVEVFGAVSKLAHAFTTLVVGTTGGEVYSLYDGRGFWRRKVGGSVEALAVDGGSGAYVGTFGGGVYRLAGGAHAGQTRWRARRGPTAHDALALADGIVVGTDLSGASGLHHRTGEVRWEIDGTFGAPPAASGSLAYLAGEGEVVAVALDGGYGFGDARIDATRWRVPVEGVPTHGVSVANGALFLATRGRDGSSPRVYALA; this comes from the coding sequence ATGCCCTCCATCACGACCAGACGGCGGTTCCTCGCTGCGGCCGGCGCGGCGGCGACGGCGTCGCTCGCGGGCTGTTTCGATTCGGTCGGAGAGATAGACGGCGACCTCGGTGACGGAGCGCCGGTTCCCGACGACGCGACGACCGACTGGCCCCTGCCGCACTTCGACGCCGGAGCGACGAGCTACAACCCGAACCCCGTCGGCCCCGCCGAGCGACCCGAGGTGCGGTGGTCCGTCGAGGGCGAGTGGCCCACGGGCCGCATCGCCGTCGTCGGCGACACCGCCTACGTCCCCACGGCCGACGCCCTCCTCGCACTCGACGCGGCCTCCGGCGAGGAGCGCTGGCGCGCAGGGCCGCGAGAGGATACGGACGAAAACTACGGCTCCCCCCGGTTCACCTCCCCCGCAGTAATCGACGGTACGGTCTACGTCGGCACGTCCGACCGCCGCGGCCTCCTCGCACTCGATACGGACACCGGCGAGGAGCGCTGGCGGTGGAACGCCGGCGGACCCGGCGCCGACGTGCGTGCGCCGCCGGTGCCGACGTCGGACCGGGAGGAGATAGCCGTCGGGAACGACGAGGGCCTCGTCGCCCTGTTGGACTCCGAAACGGGCGAGGAGCGCTGGCGAGTCGAGGTGTTCGGTGCGGTGTCGAAACTCGCGCACGCGTTCACGACGCTGGTCGTCGGAACGACCGGTGGCGAGGTGTACAGCCTCTACGACGGCCGCGGCTTCTGGCGGCGGAAAGTCGGCGGTTCGGTGGAGGCGCTGGCGGTCGACGGGGGCTCCGGGGCCTACGTCGGGACGTTCGGCGGCGGCGTCTACCGACTCGCCGGCGGCGCACACGCCGGCCAGACGCGGTGGCGCGCGAGGCGGGGGCCGACGGCCCACGACGCCCTCGCCCTCGCGGACGGAATCGTCGTCGGGACGGACCTCTCGGGGGCGAGCGGCCTCCACCACCGGACCGGAGAGGTTCGCTGGGAGATAGACGGAACGTTCGGGGCCCCGCCGGCCGCGTCCGGGTCGCTCGCGTACCTCGCGGGCGAGGGCGAAGTGGTCGCGGTGGCGCTCGACGGCGGGTACGGATTCGGAGACGCTCGAATCGACGCGACCCGGTGGCGCGTTCCCGTCGAGGGCGTTCCGACGCACGGCGTGAGCGTCGCGAACGGCGCGCTGTTCCTCGCGACGAGGGGTCGAGACGGGTCGTCGCCGCGGGTCTACGCGCTGGCGTAG
- a CDS encoding histidine kinase dimerization/phospho-acceptor domain-containing protein — protein sequence MLSGVAVGLLLNEWFFSLLSSVNLRPSVDLVVVHANAVSAIATFTALIGHYYTNVQETVRELRETNERLEDFASVVSHDLRNPLNIVQGHLVLARETGDERHFDARDRAARVEIGGVERRS from the coding sequence GTGCTCTCGGGAGTCGCGGTCGGACTCCTGCTGAACGAGTGGTTCTTCTCCCTCCTGTCGTCCGTGAACCTCCGGCCGTCGGTCGACCTGGTCGTCGTCCACGCGAACGCCGTCTCGGCCATCGCGACGTTCACCGCGCTCATCGGGCACTACTACACGAACGTGCAGGAGACGGTGCGCGAACTCCGGGAGACGAACGAGCGACTGGAGGACTTCGCAAGCGTCGTCAGCCACGACCTGCGCAACCCCCTGAACATCGTACAGGGGCACCTCGTCCTGGCGCGGGAGACAGGTGACGAGCGGCATTTCGACGCGAGGGACCGGGCCGCGCGGGTCGAAATCGGCGGCGTCGAACGCCGCTCGTAG
- the deoC gene encoding deoxyribose-phosphate aldolase, which yields MDRTEFAARIDHTVLGPETTLSDVESVLDEAAEYGMNACIPPCYVAEAADYAPDVTVATVVGFPHGQHSTAAKREEAVDAWENDADELDMVINIGRLKAGDDDAVEEDVAEVVAAVPVPVKVIIETALLSEEEKRRACEAAVEADADFVKTSTGFAEGGATVADVELMAEYLPVKASGGVGSYEEATAMFDAGAERIGASSGVDIVSGFPEE from the coding sequence ATGGACCGCACGGAGTTCGCCGCGCGCATCGACCACACCGTCCTCGGGCCGGAGACGACGCTCTCGGACGTGGAGAGCGTCTTGGACGAGGCGGCCGAGTACGGAATGAACGCCTGCATCCCGCCGTGCTACGTCGCCGAGGCGGCCGACTACGCCCCGGACGTGACCGTCGCCACCGTCGTCGGTTTCCCGCACGGCCAGCACTCGACGGCCGCCAAGCGCGAGGAGGCCGTCGACGCCTGGGAGAACGACGCCGACGAACTGGACATGGTCATCAATATCGGCCGCCTGAAGGCCGGCGACGACGACGCCGTCGAGGAGGACGTCGCCGAGGTGGTCGCCGCCGTGCCGGTTCCGGTGAAGGTCATCATCGAGACGGCGCTCCTGTCGGAGGAGGAGAAGCGCCGCGCCTGCGAGGCCGCGGTGGAAGCCGACGCCGACTTCGTGAAGACCTCCACCGGGTTCGCCGAGGGCGGCGCGACCGTCGCGGACGTCGAACTGATGGCGGAGTACCTGCCCGTGAAGGCGTCCGGCGGCGTCGGCTCCTACGAGGAGGCGACGGCGATGTTCGACGCCGGCGCGGAGCGCATCGGCGCGTCGTCGGGTGTGGACATCGTGTCCGGATTCCCCGAGGAGTAG
- a CDS encoding tRNA (N(6)-L-threonylcarbamoyladenosine(37)-C(2))-methylthiotransferase has translation MARYHIETYGCTSNRGESRAIESALRDAGHYRVEGPDEADVAIMNTCTVVEKTERNMLRRAKELEEETADLIITGCMALAQGEEFRDEEVDAQILHWDDVPSAVTNGECPTPGPGVEPVLDGVVGILPIARGCMSNCSYCITKFATGRVDSPSVEENVEKARALVHAGAKEVRITGQDTGVYGWDEGDRKLPELLDRICTEIDGEFRVRLGMANPGGIHGIHEELAEVFREQEKLYNFIHLPVQSGSDDVLEEMRRQHRVAKFREIVETFDETLDYWTLSTDFIVGFPTETEADHERSMDLFREVRPEKVNVTRFSKRPGTDAAEMKGLGGTVKKERSKAMSELKMDVVAEAYEEMVGETREVMVVEEGTGDSVKCRDEAYRQVVVQNATEHGIEPGDFLDVEVTSHQTVYAFGKPVRAAPKP, from the coding sequence ATGGCCCGATACCACATCGAGACGTACGGCTGCACCTCCAACCGCGGCGAGAGCCGAGCCATCGAGAGCGCGCTCCGCGATGCCGGCCACTACCGCGTGGAGGGACCCGACGAAGCCGACGTCGCCATCATGAACACCTGTACGGTCGTCGAGAAGACGGAGCGCAACATGCTCCGACGGGCCAAAGAGTTGGAGGAGGAGACGGCGGACCTCATCATCACGGGCTGTATGGCGCTCGCGCAGGGCGAGGAGTTCCGCGACGAGGAGGTGGACGCCCAGATTCTCCACTGGGACGACGTTCCCTCGGCCGTCACGAACGGCGAGTGCCCGACGCCGGGGCCGGGCGTCGAACCCGTCCTCGACGGCGTCGTCGGAATCCTGCCCATCGCTCGCGGCTGCATGTCGAACTGCTCGTACTGCATCACGAAGTTCGCCACCGGGCGCGTGGACTCCCCCTCCGTGGAGGAGAACGTCGAGAAGGCCCGCGCGCTCGTCCACGCGGGCGCGAAGGAGGTCCGCATCACCGGGCAGGACACCGGCGTCTACGGCTGGGACGAGGGCGACAGAAAGCTCCCCGAACTGCTCGACCGCATCTGCACCGAGATAGACGGGGAGTTCCGCGTCCGCCTCGGGATGGCCAACCCCGGCGGGATTCACGGCATCCACGAGGAGCTAGCCGAGGTGTTCCGTGAGCAGGAGAAGCTGTACAACTTCATCCACCTCCCCGTGCAGTCTGGTTCCGACGACGTGTTGGAGGAGATGCGCCGCCAGCACCGGGTGGCGAAGTTCCGCGAGATAGTCGAAACATTCGACGAGACGCTCGACTACTGGACGCTCTCGACGGACTTCATCGTCGGCTTCCCCACCGAGACGGAGGCCGACCACGAGCGCAGCATGGACCTGTTCAGGGAGGTCCGCCCCGAGAAGGTGAACGTCACGCGCTTCTCGAAGCGCCCCGGCACCGACGCCGCCGAGATGAAGGGCCTCGGCGGGACGGTGAAGAAGGAGCGCTCGAAGGCGATGTCCGAGTTGAAGATGGACGTCGTCGCCGAGGCGTACGAGGAGATGGTCGGGGAGACGCGCGAGGTGATGGTCGTCGAGGAGGGCACCGGCGACTCGGTGAAGTGCCGCGACGAGGCCTACCGACAGGTCGTCGTGCAGAACGCGACGGAGCACGGAATCGAACCCGGCGACTTCCTCGACGTCGAGGTGACGAGCCACCAGACGGTGTACGCGTTCGGGAAGCCGGTTCGCGCGGCGCCGAAACCGTAG